The Henckelia pumila isolate YLH828 chromosome 2, ASM3356847v2, whole genome shotgun sequence genome includes a window with the following:
- the LOC140878822 gene encoding uncharacterized protein, whose product MQIHLFAQDDDMWYIITDGPMKILKVNTVVAISGGEPQMQDQDLFNRQGNLGELTQLCEDNDQTKENKITVAIQKFDNAKMKPGETMAEFDEKFSNIVCEIISLGKIYSNREISLKVMRALPREWDVKTTSISESKDLSKMELHDFFADLKAYEFELGIRTEEEPSTSNPTKALTSTAVPQPIEKASAKKTAEQM is encoded by the exons ATGCAGATACATCTATTTGCACAAGACGATGATATGTGGTACATCATCACTGATGGCCCAATGAAGATCCTCAAAGTCAATACAGTTGTAGCCATTTCAGGTGGTGAACCACAGATG CAAGATCAAGACTTGTTCAACCGCCAAGGAAATCTGGGAGAACTCACTCAACTATGCGAGGACAATGACCAAACCAAAGAGAACAAGATCACAGTGGCCATTCAGAAGTTTGATAATGCCAAGATGAAGCCAGgagaaaccatggctgagtttGATGAAAAATTTAGTAATATTGTCTGTGAAATTATTTCTCTTGGCAAGATTTACTCTAACCGTGAAATTTCTTTGAAAGTTATGCGAGCACTGCCCAGAGAATGGGATGTCAAAACTACATCCATAAGTGAATCAAAAGACCTAAGCAAAATGGAGCTTCATGATTTTTTTgctgatctcaaagcctacgagtttgAACTCGGAATCAGAACTGAAGAAGAACCATCCACTTCTAATCCTACTAAAGCATTGACCTCAACTGCCGTACCTCAACCGATTGAGAAAGCATCAGCAAAAAAGACAGCTGAGCAAATGTGA
- the LOC140878823 gene encoding uncharacterized protein has product MCPTLQEESTEQVNAAEGFPGPPQQKYDPYSNTFNQGWKDHPNFRYGNSPMNQPAPHVQPNAQAYRSPYPPQPQRPQVPMPETRASIQHLNTQVGQLATTINRLEAQNSSSLPSQTVVNPKENVSAITLRSGRELKVHEEEVQTQVKNEHEEKSELEEEEIIQEAPKCKFSPLSEYKPVAPFPLALKESRKDEGIKGLYEIFRRCERKQKLKGCQRVELGEQVSTVIQRKVPTKCKDPGMFSIPCKIGDIQLDKDMLDLGASINVMSYSVYASLKLGPLNETTIVVQMADKSTIFPRGVIEDVLVQVAKLVFPVDFYVLDMKNNYLNSPILLGIPFLKTSKFILDVNNGTLTIKFDGEIVKFHIFDTLKIPGSESVVNNIDINDHLSQEHTKDVNEDKLKEVIAQPAKNSIAEIFLSDLQVPKIGTKLPPNRAKGMPKEKERNRPEMEIPKKRKHRKKITAKLFRWVKVDKKTRYEPP; this is encoded by the exons atgtgtcccacacttcaagaggaaTCTACTGAACAAGTCAATGCAGCAGAAGGATTTCCCGGGCCACCACAGCAGAAGTATGATCCTTACTCGAATACATTCAATcaaggttggaaggatcatcccaacTTTAGATATGGAAACTCTCCAATGAATCAGCCTGCACCTCACGTACAACCGAATGCTCAAGCTTATAGGTCACCGTATCCTCCACAACCACAGCGTCCTCAAGTTCCAATGCCT gaaactcgagcaagtatccaacactTGAACACTCAGGTGGGGCAGTTGGCAACAACAATAAACAGGTTGGAGGCACAAAATTCTAGCAGCTTACCATCACAGACAGTGGTGAATCCAAAGGAGAATGTGAGTGCAATCACCTTGAGGAGTGGAAGAGAGTTGAAGGTCCATGAGGAGGAGGTACAAACACAGGTAAAGAATGAACATGAGGAGAAATCCGAGTTAGAGGAGGAAGAAATAATTCAAGAAGCACCAAAATGTAAGTTTTCCCCCCTTTCTGAGTATAAACCGGTAGCCCCTTTTCCATTAGCATTGAAAGAGTCTAGGAAGGATGAAGGAATCAAGGGATTGTATGAaatttttcgtagatgtgag AGAAAACAAAAATTGAAGGGATGTCAGAgagttgaattgggagaacaggtTTCTACTGTCATTCAAAGAAAGGTAcccacaaaatgcaaggatccaggtatgttttctattccTTGTAAGATAGGAGATATTCAGCTTGATAAAGACATGCTAGACTTAGGAGCGTCGATTAATGTCATGTCATATtctgtttatgcttccttaaaacTAGGGCCCTTGAATGAGACTACAATTGTTGTTCAGATGGCTGATAAATCTACTATTTTTCCTAGAGGAGTGATAGAGGATGTTCTTGTACAAGTTGCTAAATTGGTTTTTCCTGTTGATTTTTATGTCCTTGACATGAAAAACAATTATTTGAATAGTCCAATTTTGCTAGGAataccatttttgaaaacttcaaagTTTATTTTAGATGTCAATAATGGTACTCTTACTATAAAGTTTGATGGGGAGATTGTtaagtttcatatttttgataccctgaAAATTCCTGGCagtgaaagtgttgttaataaCATTGATATCAATGATCACTTGTCACAAGAACACACGAAGGATGTGAATGAGGATAAGTTGAAGGAAGTTATTGCACAACCTGCTAAAAATTCTATTgctgaaatttttctctctgattTGCAGGTACCTAAAATTGGGACAAAACTTCCTCCAAATCGAGCAAAAGGAATGCCTAAGGAAAAAGAAAGAAATCGTCCAGAGATGGAGATACCCAAGAAGAGAAAGCATAGAAAGAAAATAACTGCAAAACTATTCAGatgggtgaaggtggacaagAAAACCAGATATGAACCTCCATGA